The following coding sequences lie in one Enterococcus sp. 9E7_DIV0242 genomic window:
- a CDS encoding nucleotide pyrophosphohydrolase, translated as MKELIDKINHFRDEREWRQYHHPKDLAISICLEASELLENFQWLTDEEAVKENEENIRQELADVLIYSLMLASDLNLDVHEIIESKMTLNALKYPVEKSKGSREKYTEF; from the coding sequence ATGAAAGAGCTGATCGATAAAATCAATCATTTTAGAGATGAAAGGGAGTGGAGACAATACCATCATCCAAAGGATTTGGCAATCTCAATTTGTCTTGAGGCATCAGAACTGCTTGAAAATTTTCAGTGGTTGACAGATGAAGAAGCTGTAAAAGAAAATGAGGAAAACATTCGGCAAGAGCTTGCAGATGTTCTGATATATAGTTTAATGTTGGCTTCTGATTTGAACTTGGATGTTCATGAAATCATTGAAAGCAAAATGACATTGAATGCATTAAAGTATCCAGTGGAAAAAAGTAAGGGGAGTAGAGAAAAATACACAGAATTTTAA
- a CDS encoding LPXTG cell wall anchor domain-containing protein, giving the protein MKKIGLVGLLMIGSFSFGFSAFAETDSQEAEGSFSSTEVTTPRSEESVKEAETTTPSIEESGPAIIESSEATVPSTEAKTDTTASSEENIVTELKHTASPAASYTKGATPKAEDFKAVLEQVLKLRFHTLAFQEGSDQTTATLDLHTTKLLATDTNGTSYVITCTYIVKSDSPTLNAPTINYDAQTNMLTGITFPYASVYFYEVGLETKEPLQVVHADANGNFSISGSNFETGRLMSVIVYTVGGVEFSEPVLFKIPLATGASSESSPSDSAETAATTTTEQETTTKKKSFPATGESDQNSLIYSGFLSLISACSLILLSKKHNHSS; this is encoded by the coding sequence ATGAAAAAAATTGGTTTGGTTGGTTTATTAATGATTGGTTCTTTTTCCTTTGGATTTTCAGCTTTCGCAGAAACAGATTCTCAAGAAGCGGAAGGTAGTTTTTCTAGTACAGAAGTCACCACCCCACGTTCGGAGGAATCCGTTAAAGAGGCTGAGACTACTACCCCATCCATTGAAGAAAGCGGACCAGCTATCATTGAGTCAAGCGAAGCTACTGTACCATCAACGGAAGCAAAGACAGATACTACCGCTTCATCAGAAGAGAACATCGTCACTGAATTAAAGCACACAGCTAGTCCAGCTGCTTCGTACACCAAGGGCGCTACACCTAAAGCAGAAGATTTTAAAGCTGTCCTTGAGCAAGTATTGAAATTAAGGTTTCACACCTTAGCATTCCAAGAAGGAAGCGATCAGACGACAGCAACACTTGATTTGCATACAACAAAACTACTCGCAACAGATACTAATGGTACAAGTTATGTCATCACTTGTACGTATATTGTGAAAAGTGATAGTCCAACATTGAATGCTCCAACAATTAATTATGATGCACAGACAAATATGCTTACAGGCATCACGTTCCCATATGCCAGTGTTTACTTCTATGAAGTTGGCTTAGAAACAAAGGAGCCACTTCAAGTTGTCCATGCTGACGCTAATGGAAACTTCTCTATATCAGGTAGTAATTTTGAAACCGGACGATTGATGTCCGTCATCGTTTATACAGTTGGTGGCGTCGAATTTAGCGAACCCGTTCTCTTTAAAATTCCTTTAGCAACTGGCGCTTCATCTGAAAGCAGCCCTTCTGATTCTGCTGAAACGGCCGCTACAACTACTACAGAGCAAGAAACCACAACTAAAAAGAAAAGCTTTCCAGCAACAGGAGAAAGTGATCAGAATAGTTTGATATACAGTGGATTCCTTTCATTAATAAGTGCATGTTCCCTTATTTTACTGAGTAAAAAACACAATCATTCGTCTTAA